AGACGTACTGTTTAAGACTTTCTACATTAACAACATCTTCTACAGTCATCCATCAAAAATCCTCATCGTTTCTATCTTGACTCATTTAATTTATGTAACAGTGCTTTCAAACTTATCTACCCATCTTATCTTCTAGCGGATCCTATCATGCCTTTACTCTCTTTTGTCTCTTTCTATCGGACAATTGAAAGGCATAGTCATACTGTAGAGGGTCAAATAATCTTTGACAAAATTCAGCTAGCTCATCCTCATCAATAATAGGTTTCTCGATCGTTTCTAATCTTCATGAAGCTACTGGAACATCTTTGATTTAGGCAAAATAAATTTTGTTAGTCCTTAGTCATTTTTTTAAAAATAATCATTGTGGCAAGAGATATATGATAGAAAAGTAGTGATCCACCTATATAAACAATATAAGCTTTATAGCAACTTATTTTTTGTAGAATATCCCCTTTAGTTAATCCGAAGAAAATCAAGGCTATGGAAATACCTGCTAACGAATATAATCCAAGATGTACAAAATAAAGCTTACTTTTGTTCGATATTCCCATTCTATTTGTAATAAAATCGATTAAGATCGTGCATGGAATTCCAATAAGCAAAAATATCGGAATGGAATACACTAGATAGATGATCACTAGAGTTATAAAAGGAAAATAATAGGTATTTGGCTTGCGTACTATCATTGGGGTATATTCTGCTACTGCAACAACTAGACAAAAAAGCATTGCTGTAACGACCCCAGCAAAGATTCTATGTAGCATTGCACTTCCTCCCTTTTTACTAGCCTACTAATAGTTCCTATTCATTAGTTTTACTATGGTGAAAAAACTGTGGTTGAAGGGCTCCCAGTCTTTCAGTCTTTCAGTCTTTCAGTCTTCAAGATTTCAAGATTTTAAGATTTCAAGCTCTGATGCTCCTCAAATTGTCGCGAAAGTCTCTGCTACCTTTTTTCGTTTTTATGTAACAAATAAACAAAATTTATAAGCCCAAATTATATATTAAAATAAAAATCCCGTAACGCAACAAAATAAACTTACTTTTATGATTTTTCAATAAATTTATGGAAGCTAGGTTTTATTAAAAAGCACTTCAGCTCAAAAAATAAGTCTCCTTTGTCTAGTTTCATGTATACTAAGTATAGAATATACCGAAAATACTAACATTTAATCAGGAGGGTACATATGCAACATTTCATCTGCACTACCTGCGGAGTTCAATATTCTAAAAGCAAGGAAGCCCCGCTTTTTTGCCGTATTTGTAAGGAGGAAAGACAATTTGTGAATCCTCTTGGGCAGGCATGGACAACTCTCGGGGAGCTACAGCAAAATGCAGACTATACGAATGAAATTGCAAAAAAAGAAGACGGATTATTCAGTATTACGACAAAGCCAAAGTTTGCTATAGGACAGAATGCGTATCTCTTACAAAGTCATGGGTTTCAGCTTTTATGGGACTGTATTACCTATTTGGATCAATCAACCATTGAGCAAATACAGGGTCTAGGTGGTATCCAAGCAATTGCTCTTTCCCATCCACATTATTACTCTACTCAGGTAGAATGGGCTGAAGCCTTTAACGTACCCGTCTATGTGCATGAAGATGATAGAGAATGGATCACTCGTCCTAGTGAGCATATCGTGTATTGGTCAGGAGAATCTCATAGCATAACGGATCAATTGACTATTCATCGCTTAGGCGGACATTTTAAAGGCGGGTCTGTCTTACACTGGAAGGATGGGAATAACGGAAAAGGTGTTCTTTTAACAGGAGACATCATTCAAGTAGTGGCAGACAATTCTTGGGTGAGCTTTATGTATAGCTATCCGAATTTAATTCCATTACCAGCTAAAAAAGTAAGAGAAATAGCCGATAAAGTACAGGGTTTACCATTTAATCGTTTATATAACGCGTTTCATGGAATCGTTGCCGAAAATGCTAATGAATCCGTACAAAAATCTGCAAAACGCTATATCGAGGCTTTAGAAGGAAGCTTATTTGAAACCTGATACATTCATATAAAAATGGAATACAAGCAAGACTGTTGGGATTGCCAGCCTTGCTTATTTGTTTTTTTGACAAAATAGAGGAACCTAAAGCTTTCACATAACACCTAGCTTATTTTTTCCTAAAATATGCACTAAGGTTTTACTACAATTTCACTATCGTCCGTCCACGTATCTGTCCCTCTAAGATCTGAGAAAGCGTCTTAGGCAATTCCTCCAAGGTAATTTCCTTAACCATTTGATCTGTCAAATGGTTTGGTTTCATATCGGATGCTAGACGTTCCCATACCATTTTGCGTTGATTCATCGGGCAATAGACGGAATCGATTCCAAGTAGATTCACGCCACGTAAAATGAAGGGATATACACTTGTAGACACATCTGTTCCACCCGTCAAGCCACTTAGAGCAACAGACCCCCCGTACTTCATGGTCGAAAGGAGATACTCTAATGTTTTCCCCCCAACAGGGTCTACTGCTCCAGCCCAAAGCTGCTGGCGCATTGGTTTGTCATCCACGGCAACAACCTCATTACGGTGTAAAATAGTAGTGGCGCCTAGTTCTTTTAGATAGGCATGCTCACTTTCTTTGCCTGTACTAGCCGTCACTTCATATCCATTTTTCGCTAAAATATCAACTGCAACACTGCCTACACCACCTGTAGAACCAGTCACCAGAACAGGTCCCTGCTCTTTCGACAAACCATTCTCCTCTAGTCGAATAATAGATAAGGCCGCTGTAAAGCCAGCAGTCCCCAAAATCATTGCTTCCTTCATTGTTAAACCATCGGGTAGGGGCACAACCCATTTAGCCGGAACTCTAGCTATCTCACTAAATCCCCCTGGATGAGATACACCTATTTCGTAGCTTGTAGCGATTACCTGATCACCTACTTGATATCGTTCATCCGTCGAGGCGATTACTATGCCCGCCAAATCAATTCCTGGAACCATTGGATATTTGCGAATGATCCGATTCGGAAGTGTCGCCATGCCATCCTTGAAATTAACACTGGAATAGGCAACACGAATCGTCACTTCTCCCTCTGGTAAATCAGCTATGGACCGTTCTTGTATCTGCATGTTGGATTGACCATTTACAACATCCAGCACAAGTGCGCGATAGATATCCTGCATGAAATCCACTCCTTCCATGATTGCTTTCCCTATGAAGTATAAATTGAATTACCTTTTATGAAAAGAAAACATCTAGCAAACTTTCATGTATCCATTCATTTTTTCTAGTCTTCCCAATAAGAGTATGAGCAATTTTCAAAGCAAAAAGGACTCTACCTAAATAAAGGATAGAGTCCTTAGATTTTTATGCGATGGGTTCCATCTGTTCTACTGGCTGATGTGCCTTTCCATTACCTTTAATGCGATCCACGATAATTGCAATGGCTCCATCTCCCGTTACGTTACAGGCTGTCCCAAAACTATCTTGTGCAATATAAAGGGCAATCATTAATGATGTCAGTGATGGACTAAATCCAAGCATTAATTGCAATAAACCAATTGCTGACATTACGGCTCCACCTGGTACTCCTGGGGCGGCCACCATGGTAATGCCCAGCATGAGGATAAATGGAAACATAATCCCAAAAGTAGTAGGCATCCCATTCAGCATCATTACAGCCATGGAACAGCTAACCAGCGTAATCGTACTTCCGGATAGATGAATTGTTGCACAAAGGGGAACTACAAAATCTGCAATCTGATCGCTTACTCTATTTTTCTTCACTTGACGTAAGGTTACAGGTATTGTAGCTGCTGAAGATTGTGTTCCAATCGCTGTCATGTAGACAGGAAGCATATTCTTCATTAAAGAAATATAGCTTTTGCGTCCCAATTGTCCAGCGATAAAATACTGCACGAAAAGATACAAAATATGCAAAGCAATAATAATGATAAAAACTTTAAAGAATACAGATATAATCAGTTGTACTTGTCCAGCATATGTGAGATTGGTAAACACACACATGATATGCACAGGCAATAAAGGTACGATTACAGATGAGATTACTTTTTCAACAATTGTTCTGAGATCAACCATTACGTTTTGGAGAGAATCTCCCTTGAGGGAAGCAGCCCCCAATCCCAAGGTAAAAGCAAGAACAAGCGCGCTCATAACGCCCATGATTGGCGGGATTTCAATCGTAAAATAAGCCTTAGTTAACGCTTCCTCTGGATTTTTGAAAGCACTGGTTAACGTCCCAACTTCTAAAATATGCGGGAAAAAGTTGGTGCTTACAAAATAGGCGGCCAAGCCTGCTACAATCGTAGAACCATATGCGATTGCTGTCGTTAATCCTAAAAGCTTTCCAGCACCCTTTCCAAGCTCCCCAATACCAGGAGCAATAAATCCGATAATAATTAATGGAATAATAAAGTTAAGAAAATTACTAAAAATACCGCTAAATGTTGCAAATCCTTTGATGATCCATTCAGGCGAGGTAGAGCCAATAATTACCCCTAAAATGATACCTAGAATGATTTTGGGTAAAAGACCTAATTTCTTCATCATTTCACTTCCTTATGTTTCTTGGTGTTGAAGTGTACACGTCAGGCGTACACTATTCCGCCAGGTATGGATTACTGCTAACGTACCACAGCAGCTTTGTTTTGTCATCCGCAATTTTTATAAAGTAATTCTTGTGAATTTTCCGCCGTTTATCAAAAAACCTTGTTAATAAGCCTTTTTTAACCGTAACACAAAAACACTTACACATTCTTCACACAAAAAAGATGCCTTTTTTAATAAAAATAAATTTTTGTAAGGGCTTTCATCAGCTTATGGAACGTATGTTTGTTTTCCTCAGGTGGATATTTGTCAATTTTAGAAGAATCACTGAACCACCGTTTTTCTGTTCTACTCTTGATAATTGCAGACAATCCCCTTTTTCTTCCTTTTCCATTTCCCATTGGGCTGATAGTAAAAAAAGGCGGTTGGATTCCGCCTCTTTTACTTTTCCTTCCTATTACTTCCCTATCTTTATTTCTGTTTCTCTTGCTCTCTGAGATTTTCTCCTATTCCCTTTAGCATATGTATGCCAAAAGAAATCGCACGATTGATATCAGGGTCTTGTAGTGCTTTGAATAGATCAAACATACCCATTTTATTCTCTTTAGCACTGGCTTCTTCTGCTTTTTGCAGACCATGTGTAAGACTTGAGACCAACTTCTTGGTCATCTCTGGCTCTATTTGGCCTAACGCTTCTGTTAATGCCATGACGTTATTAATGGATTTCGTTACATTTGGCTTTACCAACTGCTTAACAGCAATTCCAGCCATCTTTTCCTTGCTTTGAACCATAGATTGCACAGTTTCTAGGACACCCGCTTGGTGTAGCTCATCCAACAGTTTCACGGATTGACGAATACTTTGTGCATGCATGGCGATCTCTTCTTTTAATTGAGTAAGATGCAGCTGCTGGTGCCCCTCATTTGTGATAGTTGGTTTGGCTATTTTTGTAATGGGTCTGGCCATTATTGCTTCCCTCCTGCTACATTCACATCGGCGATAGGCTCATAATCAGCCCGTGCCCACTTGCGGTCTACCTGAACACCTAGCTGTGGGTTTCGTTTGGCATTACGTGGATTATTTTTTGGCAATGGATTTTGGCCGCTATGTTCAAGTACTTCCAAACGTACCTTGGTTTGTTTATAAGCTGGTGTTTGCGTACGAATATCGCCTACATTACCTGTTAGGATATTAATAGCATTGTCGCTACTGATGGAATTCATTGGGACATACAACTCTTTTCCTTGTACACGATTCGTTACAACTGCTCGTAATTTGATAGCTCCATATGGTGATACTAGACGCACTAAGGAACCGTCCTTGACCCCGCGTTCACAAGCAAGCTCAGGTGACACCTCCACAAATACTTCTGGTACTTTATATTGAATACCTTTTGACTTATTTGTCATGTTCCCTTCATGGAAATGCTCTAATAAACGCCCGTTATTAACCACTAGATCAAATTCCGCTGAATAAGAAATAGGTGGCACATATTCTACTAAGGACAGGCGTGCCTTACCATCTGGAAAATTAAATCGATTGATATAGAGTAACGGTTCATCTGTTCCATCAGGCAATACAGGCCAGATTAGACTGTTCCAATTTGCCAACCTTTCATAGCTAACCCCTGAGAAAAGCGGACTTAAGCTGGCAATTTCGTCCATAATATCACCGGGGTGAGTGTATCTCCAATTAGCGCCAAGGTGGTTTGCAAGCTGTGTAATGATCCACCAATCTGGTTTGGATTCCTCCCATGTAGGCAATGCTTGATAGAGCCGTTGAATCCTTCTTTCGGTATTGGTGAATGTACCGTCCTTTTCTAAAGAAGGTGCTGCTGGCAAAATGACATCTGCAAATTGTGCCGTCCGTGTAAAGAAAATATCCTGTACGACAAAGAAATCAAGCTTACTTAAGGTCTCTTGTACATGATTCGAATTGGAATCAACCCAAGCCATATCC
The nucleotide sequence above comes from Brevibacillus laterosporus LMG 15441. Encoded proteins:
- a CDS encoding MBL fold metallo-hydrolase, yielding MQHFICTTCGVQYSKSKEAPLFCRICKEERQFVNPLGQAWTTLGELQQNADYTNEIAKKEDGLFSITTKPKFAIGQNAYLLQSHGFQLLWDCITYLDQSTIEQIQGLGGIQAIALSHPHYYSTQVEWAEAFNVPVYVHEDDREWITRPSEHIVYWSGESHSITDQLTIHRLGGHFKGGSVLHWKDGNNGKGVLLTGDIIQVVADNSWVSFMYSYPNLIPLPAKKVREIADKVQGLPFNRLYNAFHGIVAENANESVQKSAKRYIEALEGSLFET
- a CDS encoding acryloyl-CoA reductase, whose product is MQDIYRALVLDVVNGQSNMQIQERSIADLPEGEVTIRVAYSSVNFKDGMATLPNRIIRKYPMVPGIDLAGIVIASTDERYQVGDQVIATSYEIGVSHPGGFSEIARVPAKWVVPLPDGLTMKEAMILGTAGFTAALSIIRLEENGLSKEQGPVLVTGSTGGVGSVAVDILAKNGYEVTASTGKESEHAYLKELGATTILHRNEVVAVDDKPMRQQLWAGAVDPVGGKTLEYLLSTMKYGGSVALSGLTGGTDVSTSVYPFILRGVNLLGIDSVYCPMNQRKMVWERLASDMKPNHLTDQMVKEITLEELPKTLSQILEGQIRGRTIVKL
- a CDS encoding dicarboxylate/amino acid:cation symporter, giving the protein MKKLGLLPKIILGIILGVIIGSTSPEWIIKGFATFSGIFSNFLNFIIPLIIIGFIAPGIGELGKGAGKLLGLTTAIAYGSTIVAGLAAYFVSTNFFPHILEVGTLTSAFKNPEEALTKAYFTIEIPPIMGVMSALVLAFTLGLGAASLKGDSLQNVMVDLRTIVEKVISSVIVPLLPVHIMCVFTNLTYAGQVQLIISVFFKVFIIIIALHILYLFVQYFIAGQLGRKSYISLMKNMLPVYMTAIGTQSSAATIPVTLRQVKKNRVSDQIADFVVPLCATIHLSGSTITLVSCSMAVMMLNGMPTTFGIMFPFILMLGITMVAAPGVPGGAVMSAIGLLQLMLGFSPSLTSLMIALYIAQDSFGTACNVTGDGAIAIIVDRIKGNGKAHQPVEQMEPIA
- a CDS encoding DUF1641 domain-containing protein, producing the protein MARPITKIAKPTITNEGHQQLHLTQLKEEIAMHAQSIRQSVKLLDELHQAGVLETVQSMVQSKEKMAGIAVKQLVKPNVTKSINNVMALTEALGQIEPEMTKKLVSSLTHGLQKAEEASAKENKMGMFDLFKALQDPDINRAISFGIHMLKGIGENLREQEKQK